From the Candidatus Omnitrophota bacterium genome, the window CACTGCTGGACTTCGCCGTTATGCATGACCGCAATGCGGTCGCCCAGGGTCATGGCCTCGGTCTGGTCATGGGTGACATAAATGAACGTGGTCTGGAGCCGCAGGCGCAGCTTGTGGATCTCGGCGCGCATCTGGACGCGCATCTTGGCGTCGAGGTTGCTCAAAGGCTCGTCGAAAAGGAACACCAGCGGCTTGCGGACAATCGCGCGGCCCAGGGCCACGCGCTGCCGCTCCCCGCCGGAAAGTTGGCGCGGCTTGCGGTCGAGGTGCTTCTTGATCCCCAGGACTTCGGCGGCCTCGTTGACGCGGCGGACGATCTCGGTTTTCGGGTATTTGCGCAGCCGCAGGCCGAACGCCATATTTTCAAAAACCGTCATATGGGGATACAAGGCGTAATTCTGGAACACCATGGCGATGTTCCGGTCCTTGGCGGGAACGTCATTGACCAGCCGGTCGCCGATCCAGATTTTGCCCTCAGAGATGTCTTCGAGCCCGGCGATCATCCTCAATGTGGTGGATTTTCCGCAGCCCGAGGGGCCGACCAGGACGAGGAACTCGTGGCTCTCGATGCCGAGCGAAACGTTGTTGACGGCCCGGACACCGCTCTGGTAAACCTTGCTGACGTTTTTTAAACTGATCTGGGCCATAATCAAACAATAAGCTGTAAACTATCGTTCGAAGTTCGGGAAAACTCTTTTATTCGACATCCAACAAATCGCCTCCGTCCGCTACCCTGCCGTCTTTATCAATGGCCTCTCGGCCATATCCCTCGCTCAAAAAGACCTCGTCTTTTTCTAAAAGAGGATGAAAGCCTCGGTGTGCGCCTGCCTGCCGGCCGGCAGGGAACTCTCTCGGGGATATGGCCGAGAGGCCATCCCCGCGACATTGGACAACGGGTCAACCGCTATGATTCTGGGTATAATCAATGACCTGGAAGATGGCTTTCTTGAGGTCTTTACGGGCGGCGATCTTGTCAATCAGGCCGTGGGCGAGAAGGAATTCGGAACTCTGGAATCCTTCAGGGAGCTTCTGCCGGATCGTCTGCTCGATGACGCGCGGCCCCGTGAACCCGATCAGGGCTTTCGGCTCGGCGATGATCACGTCCCCCACCCCCGCGAACGACGCCATGATGCCGGCCATGGTCGGGTTGGTCAGAACGGAAATGTAAAGAAGCCCCGCGTCGTGATGACGCGCCAGCGCCGCGCAGGTCTTGGCCATCTGCATCAGGGAGAAAATGCCTTCGTACATCCTCGCCCCGCCGCCGGACCCCGAAACGATCACGACCGGCAGCTTGCCGGCCGTAGCTTTCTCGATCGCGCGGGTGATCTTTTCGCCGACCACCGATCCCATGGAGCCCATGATGAAACGGGAATCGGTCACCGCGATCACCGTCTCCTTGCCCAGGACCTGTCCCTGGCCGGTGATCACGGCGTCGACCAGCCCCGTCGCTTTCTGGTCGGCCTCCAGCTTTTCTTTGTAGGTCTTCGGCCCCTTAAATTCCAGCGGATCCAGGGAAACCATGAATTTGTCGTATTCTTCGAAGGTCCCTTCGTCGATCAAAAGGGCGACGCGCTCCGGGGCGGTCAAAGGCAGGTGATGCTGGCAATGCGGGCAGACGTTGAAGCTGTTCCTGATTTCCTTGGTGTAGGTCAAGGCGTCGCAGGACGGGCACTTGGACCAGATGCCCTCCGGGATGTCTTTCTTCTTGACCTTGACTAAGGTGTATTTGGGTTTCCCGAATAAAGCCATGCCTTGCACCTCAAGGAGATCGTCGGCTACTCCATCTTATGGACCGTGAGGCCGGACAGCACTTTGGGATAAAAGTAGGTTGTTTTGGGGGGCATGCGCTCGCCGTTGAGGGCGATGGCCTTGAGCTGCTGGATCTTGACGGGATTGAGGATAAAGCTGGCATCGGCTTTTTTGGCG encodes:
- the accD gene encoding acetyl-CoA carboxylase, carboxyltransferase subunit beta, with amino-acid sequence MALFGKPKYTLVKVKKKDIPEGIWSKCPSCDALTYTKEIRNSFNVCPHCQHHLPLTAPERVALLIDEGTFEEYDKFMVSLDPLEFKGPKTYKEKLEADQKATGLVDAVITGQGQVLGKETVIAVTDSRFIMGSMGSVVGEKITRAIEKATAGKLPVVIVSGSGGGARMYEGIFSLMQMAKTCAALARHHDAGLLYISVLTNPTMAGIMASFAGVGDVIIAEPKALIGFTGPRVIEQTIRQKLPEGFQSSEFLLAHGLIDKIAARKDLKKAIFQVIDYTQNHSG
- the ugpC gene encoding sn-glycerol-3-phosphate ABC transporter ATP-binding protein UgpC: MAQISLKNVSKVYQSGVRAVNNVSLGIESHEFLVLVGPSGCGKSTTLRMIAGLEDISEGKIWIGDRLVNDVPAKDRNIAMVFQNYALYPHMTVFENMAFGLRLRKYPKTEIVRRVNEAAEVLGIKKHLDRKPRQLSGGERQRVALGRAIVRKPLVFLFDEPLSNLDAKMRVQMRAEIHKLRLRLQTTFIYVTHDQTEAMTLGDRIAVMHNGEVQQCADPITIYDKPANKFVASFIGSPPMSFMNGRLIKKEKKYYFDEGKFQVKLIEEMYNAVAPYEGKDVILGIRAEDIHDKLFVSQATPDNTVTATCEVVEPMGSEVYLYLNTGRHSFIARVGAHDRPVVNRDMDLVFDMSKVHFFDTETEKTIL